In Nematostella vectensis chromosome 3, jaNemVect1.1, whole genome shotgun sequence, the genomic window aaaagaaaactACTACTCACctcttattattttctttctttctagCTCAGATTTATTTGCCAAGTTGATGAGTACAGAAATATACAGCGGAGTTCATAAATTGCTTCACACCTCGATCTATAATCTCGTGTTTTCTTTTCCAATCAAATAATGCAGCCCGCCGCATTCTTGCGTGCTGTTAATTATTGCATGTATTCACTCCGTATCCTATTGTGCGTCTGTCCATTAATAGATGCACAGGTGAAGTCATATCGTGTCATGGACAAAAAGTATGCAACTAGACGCAGTCGAGTGATGCGTGACTATTGTTCATGACACAGTGCTTGCACCGTCCAACCCTACTAGCGCAGCCTCGGTTGACCATAACACAAATACAGCAAAATTGCTTGACCcggtttattattttttcaataatgTTGGCGCTCACGTTTAACGCACATACTCTCTAACGCATACTACTCTACAACCTTTTTGAGCGGAGGACATTATTTTACCCGTACTTCCTGTATTTTAAACTGGGGGGGGAACAGAAGCATTTTACCCCCTCTATTTTTGGGATCGCTCCAACTCCCCTTTTATTTCCGGTAAAATCTAGGAAAAACTTCAAGTCATCTTTGTCTCCCCCAAACTCGTATCTTTGTATTTAAATGTCCTTTTACTTCCAAGGACCATGTCCGTATGAGTATCACTTCAACATTCACCATCTTGGGGAGCATAGGCAATCATAGAGTGATCCGACGGATAACACCCTAACAACATCATCTCTTCTCTGTAGGTTATCCATCACCACGCCCTGTGTTTGTACTCCTAGCACCATCTCTTCTCTGCATGTTATCCACCATGTCCGGTGCACTTACTCCTATCACCATCTCTTCTCTGTAGGTTATCCATCACCACGCCCTGTGTTTGTACTCCTAGCACCATCTCTTCTCTGCATTTTATCAACCATGTCCTGTGCACTTACTCGTAGCACCATCTCTTCTCTGCATTTTATCAACCATGTCCTGTGCACTTACTCCTATCACCATCTCTTCTCTGTAGGTTATCCATCACCACGCCCTGTGTTTGTACTCCTACCACCATCTCTTCTCTGCATGTTATCCATCATATCCTGTGCACTTACTCCTATCACCATCTCTTCTCTGTACGTTTTTCATCACCAAGCCCTGTGTTTGTACTCCTACCACCAGTTCTTCTCTGTAGGTTATCCATCACCACGCCCTGTGTTTGTACTCCTAGCACCATCTCTTCTCTGCATTTTATCAACCATGTCCTGTGCACTTACTCCTATCACCATCTCTTCTCTGTAGGTTATCCATCACCACGCCCTGTGTTTGTACTCCTACCACCATCTCTTCTCTGCATGTTATCCATCATGTACTGTTCACTTACTCCTATCACCATCTCTTCTCTGTACGTTTTTCATCACCAAGCCTTGTGTTTGTACTCCTACCACCATCTTTTCTCTGTAGATTATCCATCACCACGCCCTGTGTTTGTACTCCTACCACAAACTCTTCTCTGCATGTTATCCACCATGTCCTGTGCACTTACTCCTATCACCATCTCTTCTCTGTAGGTTATCCATCACCACGCCCTGTGCACTCACTCCCGCCCCACAATAGTAAACATCCCCTTCAACACTCGACAGGACAGCAATGGCTGGGAGTCCCCAGGGGGCAGAATGGGTCCATCACTTCCAACGTACACGTACGGGAACCGCAGGACGCACAGACTTGCGGGGGGCAAGGACACCCCTCCCTCCACCCCAGGGTAGAACACCGGGCAGGGTGGGGCTGCGGGCTGGACCCACGGGCTAAGGGATAGAGTTATGGGCGTGTCCGGGGTGCAGACGTAGACACGTATGAGTTGGGCGTGGAGGGGTTTGGATGAGCGGCAGGGGCAAGGGAAGTAGAGCGGCATATCCATGTTCACGAGCTTGTGCGCTGTTTCCTTCACGTGACCAGAGCTTGTGGCCTTCACCATCTTGTCTGGACCGGAGCATATAAATCTGATACACAGAAAAAAGAGTGTTTAGAATCTCAAACAAATACATAAACAAGTACACGCGCTTTACTTAGATGTGATTTGGATAAAAGGACTTCAAGCACTAAAAGGAAATTTGGATAGAAGGGCTTCATTACActaatgttatttttgattCATGAGTACTATCACTGAATATCGAGTTATGAAGAAAGAAATGGCATTAAGTTCAGAGCCCGGTCCCGACCCTAAGTCACGCAGTGAGAGGCCATTGCGCTAGTATGCATCAGGCTTTAAGAGCCACTTGACAAGATTTTAATCTTAAAAGACAACACAATCCTCGAGTACAAAATAAGACTGACCTGTGTCCGCGTGGGCACTCGTACTCGTCGCCAATGTACGCCCTGACAGTGGGCGGGCCCGCATCTCGAATACTCCGGCCACGTGCTCTACTCGTGCCAGTTGGCCCGCCCTTCCCTGACGTCAGCTGGTGCCCAGGTCCCTTAGCATCAGCATACTGATGGCGTGCAAAGCTGAGGGCCTGGTGCAGAGGTAGCGTTGTGCTGCTTCCGGCTACTGTAGGGAGCTCATTCGGGGCCGGCCATGCCTCGTCTGCCGTCGACTTAACGCCAAAATGCTTGCTCTGACCGTCAAACTGGCTAGTCACGTCTGATTGGGAATCGTTTATCAGAGGGATGTCCCATGCAAGTAGGAAATTACTACTTGGGAAAAAGCCTGGCTGCTCTAAGCCTTTTGCCGGCTGGTACGAAGAAGAGCTCCCGAGGCGACACAAGGACCAggaagggaagggtggtagCAGACCAGGCGGTGACTGGTCACTGATCATTGTAGGTAGCATGGTAGGTGTCTGATTGCCTTGTTGCACACTAGACTCTGTGCCATGTACATTGTGTGGCTCGACTGAGCTTAGCATGTCCTCTGACCCTACAGTACTAGCGTCTCCAACCAGCCCCCCAGACGTCACGCTCTTAAACTCAGTCCCTTCGTGAAACCCGGTCTCTAGCGCGGAATGGAAGCCACCAAGGCTATAAATAGAGCTCAAGCTTTGACCGTGGGCTCCCTGTCCATGACTTCCGGTTTGATCAGTACTTCCGGTTTGGCTTCCAGCTTTATCGCGAGTCGCCAGAGCAGACTTTGGGATTGGAATGATTCCCCCAACGGGCAATGATTCCTTTTCCTCCTTTGGCTGCTGTTCCTCTGCGACTCCCCCCGGATTATCCTCACTTGCAAGGAGAGATTTACTTTCGTCGGGCATGTCAAGGGGGGGCGGATCTTCGATCGGCTCGGCGTCCTTGAGGGATATCTCAGGGGGTTTGGACAGGGAGAAATTCGGATGACAAGGGAAGACGAGATGGACGAGGTATGCACAGCACTTGTCTTCCAGGACTTTGAAGAAATCGTAATTGGCAGTCTGTGGAGGAGAAACGGTGTGGGTCAAATAAGTATAGGAAACTATTTTGGTCACATGGCACTTAATCAAAACTTTTTACCGCGGAATTAACGCGCGATAGTTTTTCACTTTGCATTCTCAAATCTTAATTGAGTAATTTCTAGGAAAGTCAAAGAAAGACAAACGCATGCCCTTCTTTCTCGGTGATACATCTCAAGAAGATTCAATACCTATATTGACGAAGCtctttaaaatattattactgggatacctgtggtagcccagttataaaatgcaactgttttttttttaatattataacaAAAGACTCCTCTTACTCTGATGTCGAACGGGTCTTCCCGGTGCTCCTGAGTTCTGCCGCAATTGCAAGCGCAAAGGCTGGTGATACGGCTAGAATGCGGTTTGCATGGAACATTGCTATCTTCTTTGGATTTCTCAGACAAGTACTCGCTCAGGTCTTCAGGAACTTTATGGAACTGTGCACATAACAACTCTATTAGACGGTGCAATGCAGATTACAGGTTAGAGATGAACAACAACGAAACTGACCTACCAAGTAAATACAGTGACCAAGTAAATACAGTGACCAAGCAAATACAGTGACCAAGTAAATACAGTGACCAAGTAAATTCAGTGACCAAGTAAATACAGTGACCAAGTAAATACAGTGACCAAGTAAATACAGTGACAAAGTAAATACAGTGACCAAGTAAATACAGTGACCAAGTAAATACAGTGACCAAGTAAATACAGTGACCAAGTAAATACAGTGACCAAGTAAATACAGTGACCAAGTAAATACAGTGTTTGTAACTTGCCGCTTAAACCCTATGTTTGTAACTTACCGGATAAACACAGTGTCTGCCTGTCAAGCTTCGTTCCTCGCACAGCTGTCGCCCATTCAGCCAAACCTAAGACATAATTACATGTTGAATGATGACAATCTCATTCCAGTAACTTTGTTGAACAATAATAATTTGAAATTACTGTCAGAATTCCTACTTTTTGGGTTGGTTTTGGATTGATTATATTTTGATCATATTTTATCCAAGGTTTCTTGGATTGCCAATGCCCGGCCGTGACATCTCTTCAATGCTGTCAGACCAAGTGCTAGTATTTGTAGTGACAAAGACATGCAATCACATACCTTATTGCAGTCGTCTTGCAGTTGAGCCGCGCAGTGCTCGAATGCAGGGCCTCGGGCGTGAAGAGCAAACACTCGCAGAGCCTGTGATAGCTAAGGGCGAAGAACTATCAGTTATTATGCCATAATGATTTCCCCGCACAATTCGACTTTGCACACCTGATTTAGATGCACGCTGTGCGTGTAATGGGAGGGGTCCCCCCACACAATTCGGCTTTGCACACCTGATTTAGATGCACGCTGTGCGTGTAATGGGAGGGGTCCCCCCCCTACACACAATTCGACTTTGCACATCTGATTTAGATGCACGCTGTGCGTGTAATGGGAGGGGTTCCCCCACACAATTCGACTTTGCAAACCTGATTTAGATGCACGCTGTGCGTGTAATGGGAAGGGGTTTTCCCCACATAATTCGACTTTGCAAAACCTGATTTAGATGCACGCTGTGCATGTAATGGGAGGGGGTTCCTTCCCCCACACAATTCGACTTTGCACATCTGATTTAGATGCACGCTGTGCGTGTAATGGGAGGGGGTTTTCCCCACACAATTCGACTTTGCAAACCTGATTTAGATGCATGCTGTGCGTGTAATGGGAGGGGGTTTTCCCCCGCACAATTCGACTTTGCAAACCTGATTTAGATGCACGCTGTGCGTGTAATGGGAGGGGATTTTCCCCCGCACAATTCGACTTTGCAAACCTGATTTAGATGCACGCTGTGCGTGTAATGGGAGGGGAGATTCTCCAGATATGCACTAGTTGCTAGAGGCAGGACTTTTAAGCATCGCCTGTGAACAGATGACAAAGGACGCGtgagagtaaaaaaaaaaactaaacaaaaacaatagatAACAGTACACTATCTCATATAGTGTACTGTCTACATGTTGTAGACATTTGAGCTTCGACGCAAATGAATaacaaaacagtatacttTTCGAGCACATTACAcatttataatttgatttattTGGACTGTGTTTTGGACTGTTTGTTTTCCTGTGTAATGTATATCCATTGTGAAAAGCGTGACAAAACGTGATGCGTGGCTTTACAAGTCAAGCACTGTTAGATATGGCAGTCTGTTACTCACCCTTCTGAGAACTTCATGTCTAAGTCTAGCTGGGATGCTAGACCCGTGAAGCGTGCAGGTGTGTCTGGCTTGGCTCCCAGGAAAAGTTCGAAGAGTGCAGCTGAGACACGCGCCCACTGGCGACATGAAGGTACCTAAGTAGTATAGTATGGACCAAACTGGCCTTAATTTAATGGTGCATTGAATTCATCATCAAGGTCTGTAATAACGGACGCAGTTTGAAATACAGGAAGCTGCCGCAAAATTTCATACAACTTTCCCTTGTGTCGTACCCCTATATCTGAGTACCACTATGCCTCCCTGCCACCCCTTTCCACTGTACCCCTCATGTCACCCACACCCTGTACTGTACTATAGTATCCATAGTCCCCTGGCAAATCAACATACCTCTACATGAAAACCTTCGTGCCCCTTGGCACCCTACCTCTGCATGAGTACCCTTGAGGCATCTTGGCCCCCCTTTGTACACACCTCTACATGAGTACCCTTGTGCCCCTTGGCATCCCTTTGTACACACCTCTACATGAGTACCCTTAAGGCATCTTGGCTCCCCTTTGTACACACCTCTACATGAGTACCCTTGAGGCATCTTGGCACCTCTTTGTACACACCTCTACAATGAGTACCCTTGAGGCATCTTGGCACCCCTTTATATAAATCTCTACATGAGTACCCTTGAGGCATCTTGGCACCCCTTTGTACACACCTCTACATGAGTACCCCTGAGGCATCTTGGCACCCCTTTGTACACACCTCTACATGAGTACCCTTGTGCCCCTTGGCACCCCTTTGTACACACCTCTACATGAGTACCCTTGAGGCATCTTGACACCCCTTTGTACACACCACTACATGAGTACCCTTGAGGCATCTTGGCACCCCTTTGTACACACTTCTACATGAGTACCCTTGAGGCATCTTGGCACCCCTTTGTACACACCTCTACATGGGTACCCTTGAGGCATCTTGGCACCCCTTTGTACACACCACTACATGAGTACCCTTGTGCCCCTTGGCACCCCTTTATATACATCTCTACATGAGTACCCTTGAGGCATCTTGGCACCACTTTGTGCACACTTTTACATGAGTACCCTTGAGGCATCTTAACACCCCTTTGTACACACCTCTACATGAGTACCCTTGAGGCATCTTGGCACCCCTTTGTACACACCTCTACATGAGTACCCTTGAGGCATCTTGGCACCCCTTTGTACACACCTCTACATGAGTACCCTTGAGGCATCTTGGCACCCCTTTGTACACACCTCTACATGAGTACCCTTGAGGCATCTTGGCACCTCTTTGTACACACCTCTACATGAGTACCCTTAAGGCATCTTGGCACCCCTTTGTACACACCACTACATGAGTACCCTTAAGGCATCTTGGCACCCCTTTGTACACACCTCTACATGAGTACCCTTGAGGCATCTTGGCACCCCTTTATATAAATCTCTACATGAGTACCCTTGAGGCATCTTGCCACCACTTTGTGCACACTTTTACATGAGTACCCTTAAGGCATCTTGGCACCCCTTTGTACACACCTCTACATGAGTACCCTTAAGGCATCTTGGCACCCCTTTGTACACACCTCTACATGAGTACCCCTTGAGGCATCTTGGCACCCCTTTATATAAATCTCTACATGAGTACCCTTGAGGCATCTTGGCACCACTTTGTGCACACTTTTACATGAGTACCCCTGAGGCATCTTAACACCCCTTTGTACACACCTCTACATGAGTACCCTTGAGGCATCTTGGCACCCCTTTGTACACACCTCTACATGAGTACCCTTGAGGCATCTTGGCACCTCTTTGTACACACCACTACATGAGTACCCTTGAGGCATCTTGGCACCCCTTTGTACACACCTCTACATGAGTCCCCTTGAGGCATCTTGGCTCCCCTTTGTACACACCTTTACATGAGTACCCTTGTCCCCCCTTTGTACACACCTCTACATGAGTACCCCTGCGGCCCTCTGCCACTCCGTCACGTCCTGCATCGCCAGTCATCAGATGGTCAATCTGTTGCTTAAGGTAGTCTTTAAAAAGGACATCTTCTCCCATCCATTCAATTGAACAGGGGTCTCTTGTGGAAGAATTAATCCTCCTCGTGAAACTTGTGCCTTTGAGCAAACTGCTATTTTCagctataaataaaatattttgtatcAAGAGGATTGTGATAGGTACTGAGTACTCCTAGTGGCTCAGACGACTACACTTGAGCCAGTCTGGCAACCCAACACACCTGGAAACACTATCCAGTACAGACTTTTACTGATAATGGATACTACATTACTCACCCCACTTTGTTTTGATAGCAGGCATGGCAAGCTTGTTCAGTAGAATATTGATTGGGTCAAAGGAAGCAGTGTTCGGCTGAACATGCACAAAGGCATGGTTTGAGCTGACTGTAAAAAGGGAGCTGGAGctgaaaaataacaaaagaacCATAAAAAGAGAAGGGTTACGATTCAAAATGTATACAATAGTGAGTTATACAATCTTGTAAGGCCTTTTTACACTAGCAATTTTTGTGACAATCTGGGATTTCCCTGCAATGTTATTACATCCAAAATTTGTATGTACAGTATGTGTAAACAGCAAGcaacaaataaaatttcaaaaactgGTAACACAAATGTGCTGATTAAAATGACAAACTTTGGACCTGGACAAAAAATTTGCATCACTAGAAAACATGGTTTGGTAACCAATAAGAGTGGATGTTTT contains:
- the LOC5511232 gene encoding nonsense-mediated mRNA decay factor SMG8; this translates as MADAKVPKASGKYFQTLVNSTESFADEKVCVIGIFGKGSFGHKSKAFHVNSAVEKNLFDLAFIDKYLKNVHDVMPCKIEVYHDMEQRIIYLHLQSLYDASHLANLAEQAHKEYSNSESHRYWKTHEYYHACAMVFLFSVCHIMVLVHPTATFDLNYVRLFRALATARHQLLPQIAQCLNTVEDLPDIWRQTGRPCIPRLICSFKQIVGFSSMDPTSTSSGAKDTYASRAKVKTQNTNPLKKLQHSLEDQIYSILRKARLLGSLSSSSLFTVSSNHAFVHVQPNTASFDPINILLNKLAMPAIKTKWAENSSLLKGTSFTRRINSSTRDPCSIEWMGEDVLFKDYLKQQIDHLMTGDAGRDGVAEGRRGTHVEVPSCRQWARVSAALFELFLGAKPDTPARFTGLASQLDLDMKFSEGRCLKVLPLATSAYLENLPSHYTHSVHLNQLSQALRVFALHARGPAFEHCAAQLQDDCNKVWLNGRQLCEERSLTGRHCVYPFHKVPEDLSEYLSEKSKEDSNVPCKPHSSRITSLCACNCGRTQEHREDPFDIRTANYDFFKVLEDKCCAYLVHLVFPCHPNFSLSKPPEISLKDAEPIEDPPPLDMPDESKSLLASEDNPGGVAEEQQPKEEKESLPVGGIIPIPKSALATRDKAGSQTGSTDQTGSHGQGAHGQSLSSIYSLGGFHSALETGFHEGTEFKSVTSGGLVGDASTVGSEDMLSSVEPHNVHGTESSVQQGNQTPTMLPTMISDQSPPGLLPPFPSWSLCRLGSSSSYQPAKGLEQPGFFPSSNFLLAWDIPLINDSQSDVTSQFDGQSKHFGVKSTADEAWPAPNELPTVAGSSTTLPLHQALSFARHQYADAKGPGHQLTSGKGGPTGTSRARGRSIRDAGPPTVRAYIGDEYECPRGHRFICSGPDKMVKATSSGHVKETAHKLVNMDMPLYFPCPCRSSKPLHAQLIRVYVCTPDTPITLSLSPWVQPAAPPCPVFYPGVEGGVSLPPASLCVLRFPYVYVGSDGPILPPGDSQPLLSCRVLKGMFTIVGRE